A genomic region of Pseudomonas migulae contains the following coding sequences:
- a CDS encoding SDR family oxidoreductase translates to MNEPVRFEDKVVIITGAGGGLGRAHALLFAKQGARVLVNDLGGSAQGEGANASAADRVVAEIREAGGIAEANHDSVTDGDKLVQHALDAFGRVDVVVNNAGILRDKTFHKMDDADWDVVYRVHVEGAYKVTRAAWPHLREQNYGRVIFTASTSGIYGNFGQSNYGMAKLGLYGLTRTLAIEGRKNNILVNAIAPTGGTRMTEGLIPPQVFEQLKPELVSPLVVYLASENCQETSGLFEVGGGWMGKVRWERSLGAGFDPRVGFSPEDVAAHWQQICDFEGAAHPKDNIEALKEMMGNLQKYSL, encoded by the coding sequence ATGAATGAGCCTGTGCGCTTCGAAGATAAAGTCGTGATCATCACGGGGGCCGGTGGCGGCCTCGGGCGCGCCCATGCGCTGTTGTTCGCGAAACAGGGCGCCAGGGTGCTGGTCAACGATCTCGGCGGCTCGGCTCAAGGCGAGGGCGCAAATGCCTCTGCAGCAGACCGTGTCGTGGCTGAAATTCGCGAGGCCGGCGGCATTGCCGAGGCCAACCATGACTCCGTCACCGATGGCGACAAACTCGTGCAACACGCCCTCGACGCCTTCGGTCGTGTCGACGTGGTGGTCAACAACGCCGGGATTCTGCGGGACAAGACCTTCCACAAAATGGACGACGCCGATTGGGACGTGGTTTACCGCGTTCACGTCGAAGGCGCCTACAAAGTGACCCGCGCCGCGTGGCCGCACCTGCGCGAGCAAAACTATGGTCGCGTGATCTTCACGGCGTCGACGTCGGGCATCTACGGCAACTTCGGCCAGTCCAACTACGGCATGGCCAAACTCGGCCTCTACGGCCTGACCCGCACGCTGGCCATCGAAGGCCGCAAAAACAACATCCTGGTCAACGCCATCGCCCCCACCGGCGGCACCCGCATGACCGAAGGCCTGATCCCGCCGCAAGTGTTCGAGCAACTCAAGCCGGAACTGGTCAGCCCGCTGGTGGTGTACCTCGCCAGCGAAAACTGCCAGGAAACCTCCGGCCTGTTCGAAGTCGGCGGCGGCTGGATGGGCAAGGTGCGCTGGGAGCGCAGCCTGGGCGCCGGGTTTGATCCGCGAGTCGGTTTTTCCCCGGAAGATGTGGCGGCGCACTGGCAGCAGATTTGTGATTTCGAAGGGGCCGCGCATCCGAAGGACAATATTGAAGCGTTGAAGGAGATGATGGGGAATTTGCAGAAGTATTCGCTGTAA
- a CDS encoding immunity protein, with the protein MNNIEQIVKNEPIADVLSVFAIGLGYPSIDRMFGRYKFEVIANGELLKTYARLFEEGVLANGDGPIAIKGPNWKAPQFLTEKRYEQ; encoded by the coding sequence ATGAACAACATAGAGCAAATTGTGAAAAATGAGCCGATTGCAGATGTTCTTTCAGTTTTTGCGATCGGCCTCGGTTATCCATCGATCGATAGAATGTTTGGCCGATATAAATTCGAAGTCATTGCAAACGGTGAACTGCTAAAAACCTACGCTAGGCTTTTCGAAGAGGGTGTACTGGCTAACGGCGATGGCCCAATTGCCATTAAAGGCCCGAACTGGAAAGCACCTCAGTTCTTGACAGAAAAGCGCTACGAGCAATAA
- a CDS encoding S-type pyocin domain-containing protein, with protein MQNPPTPPSKSNSSRPGFLDIDTPVETVGVAPHWMMPPSRTGNKNIPGPFGSGLPMYYQNLNFIKTTTKTLDQEYQTKSSQLAQSIEDDLTAARLEGPTDPLFPLQSIVREMGVLNTLTQRKTAEFHTKTAIANSFFRGDPFNRHINDFMQSATRLERYPGPNGIAMQAWNTSYRAAHDARLLSQTLQSLNQRSVNLQQTLSVLQAAEQAELAVEQEAAERARLAAQSEAEEQARIATLRQALAEAQSKAHAAEQHFESEQARLQAEMEQQIDQIQKQLEAESQTLEIRWKVINTATALAHQQARLASLKIQQLKAKQAQELQRQQADLEAQWQAETLARWQSPTFANIGSSAVFGPAFAGTAGTVNVGPAAALALRTSLRAAISAILGVISTTAAPILVGFAALLTPSRLGNGDLYSVSVPLSELTSVSDTDLYEIAARKGEINLPVSLGSKTTGSRVEIVVATTDGVNVPSSVPVNVARFDAQKNVYVSAGTAPNGPVITWTPVVDPQNPSTHFPVTGSDVPIYKGATVTPVEGRIDTFPLLDSYDFGGFITVFPVESGIPPLYVVFNSPYEGATTTGKYSGRKFNPEQAGGPILDLDWRKAVITQEGIEAVKLHISRLDQSDANDVMVQRLEKILHGYWVLTNADLRYYTHEMRELERFRALGLSDDFKPENGSPVWNNAHTATLEDYKLSSDDTLLYSPDAITAGNKQIKRIYEQMLKGKYE; from the coding sequence ATGCAAAATCCACCAACACCTCCATCCAAGTCGAATTCATCAAGACCCGGCTTTCTTGATATTGATACACCTGTCGAAACTGTTGGCGTTGCACCGCATTGGATGATGCCCCCTTCGCGAACAGGGAACAAAAACATACCAGGCCCATTCGGGTCTGGATTGCCAATGTATTATCAAAATCTGAATTTCATCAAAACGACTACCAAGACGCTTGATCAGGAGTATCAAACAAAGTCCAGTCAACTAGCGCAATCCATCGAAGACGACTTGACAGCGGCACGACTCGAAGGCCCAACCGATCCGCTTTTTCCCCTGCAATCCATAGTCCGGGAAATGGGAGTTCTGAACACACTTACGCAACGCAAAACCGCGGAGTTCCACACTAAAACGGCCATCGCCAATTCTTTTTTCAGGGGCGATCCATTTAATAGACACATCAATGATTTCATGCAAAGCGCTACGAGGCTTGAAAGATATCCGGGACCGAACGGCATTGCCATGCAGGCCTGGAACACGTCGTACCGGGCCGCCCACGACGCGAGACTGTTGTCCCAAACTCTACAGTCGCTTAATCAGCGAAGCGTGAATTTGCAACAAACCCTGAGTGTTTTGCAGGCAGCTGAGCAGGCGGAATTGGCGGTTGAACAAGAGGCCGCTGAACGGGCTCGTCTGGCAGCGCAGTCTGAGGCCGAGGAACAGGCACGGATTGCAACATTGAGACAAGCGCTAGCTGAGGCGCAATCAAAGGCACATGCAGCCGAACAGCATTTTGAATCCGAGCAGGCTCGTCTCCAAGCTGAAATGGAACAGCAGATCGATCAGATACAAAAGCAACTGGAAGCAGAAAGTCAGACGCTTGAGATTCGCTGGAAAGTCATCAACACCGCTACTGCTTTGGCCCACCAACAAGCTCGACTGGCGAGCCTGAAGATACAGCAGCTAAAAGCAAAACAGGCACAAGAGCTCCAGCGACAACAGGCTGATCTGGAAGCGCAATGGCAAGCGGAAACACTGGCACGGTGGCAAAGCCCAACGTTCGCCAATATTGGTTCGAGTGCGGTATTCGGGCCAGCGTTTGCTGGTACAGCCGGAACTGTCAATGTCGGTCCTGCGGCAGCCTTGGCGCTCAGGACTTCTCTACGCGCGGCGATATCCGCGATTCTGGGAGTCATCTCGACGACCGCCGCACCAATCCTCGTCGGGTTTGCGGCACTCCTGACTCCTTCCAGACTCGGCAACGGTGACCTTTATTCCGTCAGCGTTCCGTTATCTGAACTCACCTCGGTTTCAGATACCGACCTGTACGAAATCGCAGCCCGCAAGGGAGAAATCAATCTGCCGGTGAGTCTCGGCTCGAAAACGACTGGCAGCAGGGTAGAGATCGTCGTTGCGACGACAGATGGAGTGAACGTTCCCAGCAGTGTGCCGGTTAATGTTGCCCGCTTTGACGCCCAAAAGAATGTCTACGTTTCTGCCGGCACCGCTCCCAACGGTCCTGTCATCACTTGGACGCCAGTGGTAGATCCGCAAAATCCGTCGACCCATTTTCCAGTTACTGGATCGGATGTTCCAATCTACAAGGGTGCCACTGTCACTCCCGTCGAGGGGCGAATCGACACATTTCCTCTGCTGGATAGTTATGACTTTGGTGGTTTCATCACCGTATTCCCGGTTGAGTCGGGGATTCCGCCTCTGTACGTCGTATTCAACAGCCCGTATGAGGGAGCTACCACCACGGGAAAATACAGTGGTCGCAAATTCAATCCAGAGCAGGCTGGTGGCCCCATACTTGATCTGGACTGGCGTAAGGCTGTTATTACGCAAGAGGGAATCGAAGCAGTTAAATTACACATCTCCCGACTCGACCAATCCGACGCCAACGATGTCATGGTTCAGCGGCTTGAGAAAATCCTGCACGGGTACTGGGTTCTCACAAATGCAGATCTCCGCTATTACACTCATGAGATGAGAGAATTAGAAAGATTTCGAGCCTTGGGTCTAAGCGATGATTTCAAACCTGAAAATGGCTCTCCTGTCTGGAACAACGCACATACCGCAACGCTGGAGGACTACAAACTTAGCAGTGACGACACATTGCTTTACTCGCCAGATGCAATAACTGCAGGAAACAAGCAAATAAAACGGATCTACGAACAAATGCTGAAAGGAAAATACGAATGA
- a CDS encoding DUF1302 domain-containing protein, producing the protein MTKTTMRAIFTPQALAAAVALGSCAQAQAVSFNIGEIEGTFDSSLSVGASWGMRDADKSLVGIVNGGTGQASTGDDGRLNFKKGETYSKIFKGIHDLELKYGDTGVFVRGKYWYDFELKDEDREFKPISDHNRKEGSKSAGAQILDAFVYHNYSIADLPGTVRAGKQVVSWGESTFIGNSINSINPVDVSAFRRPGAEIKEGLIPVNMLFASQGLTDKLTVEGFYQLEWDQTVLDNCGTFFGGDVAADGCTTGYTVASPAIAPLQPIAAAFGQGFQVGREGVIVPRGGDRDARDSGQWGTALRWLGDDTEYGLYFMNYHSRTPYVGTTTAGLGTLARIPAIVGTANAIAPGTGSALAQSVMLGRGQYYLEYPEDIRLYGASFSTTLPTGTAWTGEISYRPNLPVQVNSTDLTLALLNPIAGGAASPIATRPGADNKGYRRKEVTQVQSTLTHFIDQVAGADRLTLVGEAAVVHVGGLEARSKLRYGRDSVYGAYGFQGDRDGFVTSTSWGYRARAILDYNNVIAGINFKPNLSWSHDVAGYGPNGLFNERAKAISVGVDADYRNTYTASLSYTDFFGGDYNTLEDRDFLALSFGVNF; encoded by the coding sequence ATGACAAAAACAACAATGCGCGCCATCTTCACACCGCAGGCGCTGGCCGCTGCGGTTGCCTTGGGCAGCTGTGCCCAGGCGCAGGCCGTTTCATTCAACATTGGCGAAATCGAAGGGACGTTCGACTCCTCGCTGTCCGTCGGCGCGAGCTGGGGCATGCGCGATGCCGACAAGTCGCTGGTCGGCATCGTCAACGGCGGGACCGGCCAGGCGTCCACCGGTGACGACGGGCGACTGAACTTCAAGAAGGGCGAAACCTACTCCAAGATCTTCAAGGGCATTCACGACCTGGAATTGAAGTACGGCGACACCGGGGTGTTCGTGCGTGGCAAGTATTGGTACGACTTCGAACTGAAGGACGAAGACCGCGAGTTCAAGCCGATCAGCGATCACAATCGCAAGGAGGGCTCCAAGTCCGCCGGTGCGCAGATCCTCGATGCGTTCGTCTATCACAACTACTCCATCGCCGATCTGCCGGGCACTGTGCGCGCCGGCAAACAGGTGGTGAGTTGGGGCGAAAGTACGTTCATCGGTAACTCGATCAACAGCATCAACCCGGTCGACGTTTCAGCCTTCCGCCGTCCCGGCGCGGAGATCAAGGAAGGCCTGATTCCGGTGAACATGCTGTTCGCCTCGCAGGGCCTGACCGACAAGCTCACCGTGGAAGGTTTCTATCAGCTGGAGTGGGACCAGACCGTTCTCGACAACTGCGGCACGTTCTTCGGTGGGGACGTGGCGGCGGACGGGTGCACCACGGGATACACCGTCGCCAGCCCGGCCATCGCGCCGTTGCAACCGATCGCCGCCGCGTTCGGCCAAGGCTTTCAGGTCGGTCGCGAAGGCGTGATTGTTCCCCGTGGCGGCGACCGCGATGCCCGGGACTCCGGCCAATGGGGTACCGCGTTGCGCTGGCTGGGTGACGACACCGAGTACGGTCTGTACTTCATGAACTACCACAGCCGTACACCGTATGTCGGCACCACCACCGCCGGGTTGGGGACGCTGGCACGGATACCGGCCATCGTCGGTACCGCCAACGCCATTGCCCCCGGCACCGGCTCGGCGCTGGCCCAGAGTGTGATGCTCGGTCGCGGCCAGTACTACCTCGAATACCCCGAGGACATCCGCCTCTACGGTGCGAGCTTCTCGACTACCTTGCCCACCGGCACCGCATGGACCGGCGAGATCAGCTATCGCCCCAACTTGCCGGTGCAGGTCAACAGCACCGACCTGACCCTGGCCCTGCTCAACCCGATCGCGGGCGGCGCGGCTTCGCCGATTGCCACGCGGCCAGGCGCCGACAACAAGGGCTATCGTCGCAAGGAAGTGACGCAGGTCCAAAGCACGCTGACGCATTTCATCGATCAGGTTGCGGGGGCTGACCGTCTGACCCTGGTGGGTGAGGCGGCGGTTGTCCACGTCGGTGGCCTGGAAGCCCGGAGCAAGCTGCGTTATGGCCGTGACTCGGTGTATGGCGCCTACGGTTTCCAAGGTGACAGGGACGGTTTCGTCACATCGACCTCTTGGGGTTACCGCGCCCGCGCCATCCTTGATTACAACAACGTGATCGCCGGGATCAATTTCAAACCGAACCTGTCGTGGTCCCACGACGTCGCCGGTTATGGCCCCAACGGTCTGTTCAACGAACGCGCCAAGGCGATCAGCGTCGGCGTCGATGCGGACTACCGCAACACCTACACCGCGAGCCTGAGTTACACCGATTTCTTCGGTGGTGACTACAACACCCTGGAAGATCGCGACTTCCTGGCGTTGAGCTTTGGCGTGAACTTCTGA
- a CDS encoding DUF1329 domain-containing protein, whose product MRKMILQCGVLALSLLAIDVMAAVSPEEANKLGTSLTPLGAEKAGNADGSIPAWTGGIPKNAGAVDSKGFLADPFANEKPLFTITAATVDKYKDKLSDGQIAMFKRYPETYKIPVYPTHRTVALPPEIYESAKRSALNVMPINDGNGLENFTGNRYYAFPIPKNGVEVIWNHVTRYHGGNLRRTITQATPQSNGDFTVIRFKDEVAVPSLLGDLKPGSDENVLSYFKQEVTAPARLAGNVLLVHETLDQVKEPRKAWIYNAGQRRVRRAPQVAYDGVGTSSDGLRTTDNFDMFSGAPDRYDWKLIGKKEMYIPYNSYKLDSPDLKYTDVIKAGHINQDLTRYELHRVWEVVATVKPNERHVYAKRHMYIDEDSWQVALADHYDGRGQLWRVAEGHAQFYYDHQVPAYTVEALYDLIAGRYIALGMKNEEKRSFEFGIDAKAGDYTPAALRSTGVR is encoded by the coding sequence ATGCGCAAGATGATTCTGCAATGCGGCGTTCTGGCCCTGAGCCTGTTGGCCATTGATGTGATGGCGGCGGTGTCGCCGGAAGAAGCGAACAAACTCGGCACCAGCCTGACACCGTTGGGCGCCGAAAAGGCCGGCAACGCCGACGGCTCGATTCCGGCCTGGACCGGCGGCATCCCGAAAAATGCCGGCGCGGTGGACAGTAAAGGTTTCCTCGCCGACCCGTTCGCCAATGAAAAGCCGCTGTTCACCATCACCGCCGCAACGGTCGACAAGTACAAGGACAAACTCTCCGACGGCCAGATCGCGATGTTCAAGCGCTATCCGGAGACCTACAAGATCCCGGTCTACCCGACTCACCGCACGGTGGCCTTGCCACCTGAGATCTACGAGTCGGCCAAGCGCAGTGCGCTGAACGTGATGCCGATCAACGATGGCAATGGACTGGAAAATTTCACTGGCAATCGCTACTACGCGTTTCCGATTCCGAAGAACGGCGTCGAAGTGATCTGGAACCACGTCACCCGTTATCACGGCGGCAATTTGCGTCGCACCATCACCCAGGCCACGCCGCAGTCCAATGGCGATTTCACGGTGATCCGCTTCAAGGACGAGGTCGCCGTGCCTTCGCTGCTGGGTGATTTGAAGCCAGGGAGCGACGAGAACGTTCTCAGCTATTTCAAGCAGGAAGTGACGGCGCCGGCGCGGCTGGCGGGCAACGTGCTGCTGGTTCACGAGACCCTCGATCAGGTCAAGGAACCGCGCAAGGCGTGGATTTACAACGCGGGTCAGCGCCGCGTGCGGCGTGCACCGCAAGTGGCCTATGACGGCGTCGGTACATCGTCCGACGGGTTGCGCACCACCGACAACTTCGACATGTTTTCCGGCGCGCCGGATCGCTACGACTGGAAGCTGATCGGCAAGAAGGAAATGTACATCCCTTACAACAGCTACAAGCTCGACTCGCCCGACCTCAAGTACACCGATGTGATCAAGGCCGGGCACATCAATCAGGACCTGACGCGTTATGAGTTGCACCGGGTCTGGGAGGTCGTCGCCACGGTCAAGCCAAACGAACGGCACGTGTATGCCAAGCGGCACATGTACATCGACGAGGACAGTTGGCAGGTGGCGCTGGCGGATCACTACGACGGTCGCGGCCAGCTCTGGCGTGTCGCCGAAGGGCACGCCCAGTTCTACTACGATCACCAGGTGCCGGCCTATACCGTTGAAGCGCTGTATGACCTGATCGCCGGTCGCTACATTGCCCTGGGGATGAAGAACGAAGAGAAGCGCAGCTTCGAATTCGGTATCGATGCCAAAGCAGGGGACTACACGCCAGCAGCGCTGCGGAGTACAGGGGTGAGGTAA